One genomic window of Aggregatilinea lenta includes the following:
- a CDS encoding FadR/GntR family transcriptional regulator — MTALNSDILRYIVEHQAQPGDRLPTITELSRELGVSVSKLREDLEVARTLGLVQVKPRTGTQVQEFSFGPAATLSVLYAVALDRSYFHDFTLLRKSIELGFWHQAVPQLTPDDIAALRGLVARACDKLNLHPAVVPFEEHRSFHLMFFKHLENPFVQGLLEAYWAVYQAFGVSLYAELAYHRQVWDYHQLMADCVARGDFEGGRRALEEHMGLLRYTPDKEQMPIPDRPSIGHRIFE, encoded by the coding sequence GTGACGGCCCTAAACTCCGATATTTTGCGCTACATTGTGGAGCATCAGGCCCAGCCCGGTGACCGGCTGCCGACGATCACCGAACTGAGCCGCGAACTGGGCGTGAGCGTCAGCAAGCTCCGCGAAGACCTCGAAGTTGCCCGCACGCTGGGACTGGTCCAGGTCAAGCCGCGCACCGGCACCCAGGTCCAGGAATTCTCCTTTGGTCCGGCGGCCACGCTCAGCGTGCTCTATGCCGTCGCCCTCGATCGCAGCTACTTCCACGACTTCACCCTGCTCCGCAAGAGCATCGAGCTTGGCTTCTGGCACCAGGCGGTCCCCCAATTGACGCCCGACGACATCGCCGCGCTGCGGGGACTGGTGGCGCGCGCCTGTGATAAGCTCAACCTGCACCCGGCTGTTGTGCCGTTCGAGGAACACCGCAGTTTTCACTTGATGTTCTTTAAGCATTTGGAAAACCCGTTTGTCCAGGGGCTGCTCGAAGCCTACTGGGCCGTGTACCAAGCGTTTGGCGTGTCGCTCTACGCGGAGCTGGCCTATCACCGGCAGGTGTGGGATTACCACCAGTTGATGGCGGACTGTGTGGCGCGGGGCGATTTTGAAGGGGGCCGACGCGCATTGGAAGAACATATGGGCCTGCTGCGTTACACACCCGACAAGGAGCAAATGCCGATTCCTGATAGGCCATCGATTGGTCACCGCATCTTCGAGTAA